The Stigmatopora argus isolate UIUO_Sarg chromosome 23, RoL_Sarg_1.0, whole genome shotgun sequence genome contains a region encoding:
- the kcnj8 gene encoding ATP-sensitive inward rectifier potassium channel 8, whose amino-acid sequence MLARKSIIPEEFGLPGLASRLPRKPVFRDRVNKARFIAKNGACNLAHKNIREQGRFLQDVFTTLVDLKWRFTVVIFTTTFVSSWLLFAMSWWLVAFAHGDLDPRRLKGVHCCVNDVKSFTSAFLFSIEVQVTIGFGGRVITEHCPAAITVLILQNIVGLIINAVMLGCIFMKTAQSNRRAETLIFSRHAVIAVRNNRLCFMIRIGDLRKSMIISATARLQVVRKTTTPEGEVIPIHQIDVQTESALAGNSLFLLAPLIVCHVIDRNSPLYELSAMELQCSDLEVIVILEGVVETTGITTQARTSYVSEEIQWGHRFVPIVTEEEGVYSVDYSKFGNTLRVATPRCSARELDEKPSILIQTLQKSELSHQNSLRKRNSMRRNNSMRKGVSGGGGGGGGGGGGSLRSNNSGMLSPKVQFFTPAEGGQSGNAVT is encoded by the exons ATGCTGGCTCGGAAGAGCATCATCCCGGAGGAGTTCGGCTTGCCGGGGCTGGCGTCCCGCCTGCCCCGCAAGCCCGTCTTCCGCGACCGCGTCAACAAGGCGCGCTTCATCGCCAAGAACGGCGCGTGCAACCTGGCCCACAAGAACATCCGCGAGCAGGGCCGCTTCCTGCAGGACGTCTTCACCACGCTGGTGGACCTCAAGTGGCGCTTCACCGTGGTCATCTTCACCACCACCTTCGTCAGCAGCTGGCTGCTCTTCGCCATGAGCTGGTGGCTGGTGGCCTTCGCGCACGGAGACCTCGACCCCCGGCGCCTCAAAGGCGTGCACTGCTGCGTCAACGACGTCAA GTCCTTCACGTCGGCCTTCCTGTTCTCCATTGAGGTGCAGGTGACCATCGGTTTTGGCGGCCGCGTGATCACCGAGCATTGTCCCGCCGCCATCACCGTGCTCATCCTGCAGAATATCGTGGGGCTCATCATCAATGCCGTCATGCTGG GTTGCATCTTCATGAAGACGGCGCAGTCCAACCGGCGCGCAGAGACGCTCATCTTCAGCCGCCACGCCGTCATCGCCGTGCGCAACAACCGCCTGTGCTTCATGATCCGCATCGGGGATCTGAGGAAGAGCATGATCATCAGCGCCACCGCGCGACTTCAG GTGGTGAGGAAGACCACCACCCCCGAGGGCGAGGTGATCCCCATCCACCAGATTGACGTCCAGACGGAGAGCGCGCTGGCCGGCAACAGCCTCTTCCTTCTCGCCCCGCTCATCGTCTGCCACGTCATCGACAGGAACAG CCCGCTGTACGAACTGTCGGCCATGGAGCTGCAGTGCAGTGACCTGGAGGTGATCGTGATACTGGAAGGCGTTGTGGAGACCACCGGCATCACCACGCAGGCGCGCACCTCCTACGTCTCCGAGGAGATCCAGTGGGGACACCGCTTCGTCCCCATCGTCACCGAGGAGGAGGGCGTCTACTCCGTGGACTACTCCAAATTTGGGAACACGCTGCGG GTGGCCACGCCCCGTTGCAGTGCCCGCGAACTGGACGAGAAGCCGTCCATCTTGATCCAGACGTTGCAGAAGAGCGAGCTGTCCCACCAGAACTCACTGAGGAAGAGGAACTCCATGCGGCGCAACAACTCCATGCGCAAAGGCGTTAGCggtggcggaggaggaggaggaggaggaggaggaggaagcctGCGATCAAACAACTCTGGTATGCTCTCGCCCAAGGTCCAGTTCTTTACACCCGCCGAGGGCGGTCAGAGCGGAAACGCCGTCACTTGA
- the echdc3 gene encoding enoyl-CoA hydratase domain-containing protein 3, mitochondrial, which produces MQWTSSLVPPTSGNHCVSVDRVKVTSMATSSRLLPCCTRGTNLAHGWRLLSGRRFFCDTSKSEPLTVRRQDDGIRRIILNNPKKRNTLSLRMLESLQQDILADVDNQDLRVIIISAEGPVFSAGHDLKELTSARGQDYHQRVFGTCTQVMTLIRDVPVPVIAMVNGLATAAGCQLVASCDVAVASDRSTFATPGVNVGLFCSTPAVALGRAVPRKVAMEMLFTGAPISARDALMHGLLSRVVPEERLEAETLAIAGHVCRASRAVVALGKAAFQRQMSQGRDVAYATACQAMLDNLALLDGQEGIRAFVEKREPVWSHRAGKVHRR; this is translated from the exons ATGCAGTGGACCTCCTCTCTCGTCCCTCCCACATCCGGAAACCATTGTGTTAGTGTTGATCGTGTCAAAGTAACTAGTATGGCTACGTCTTCTCGTTTGCTTCCGTGTTGCACGCGCGGAACAAACCTTGCTCACGGGTGGCGATTGCTCTCCGGACGTCGCTTCTTCTGCGACACAAGCAAGTCGGAACCGCTGACAGTGCGCAGGCAAGACGACGGTATCAG AAGGATAATACTGAACAATCCCAAAAAGAGGAACACACTTTCGCTGCGCATGCTGGAGTCTCTTCAGCAGGACATCCTGGCCGATGTGGACAATCAAGATCTTCGGGTCATCATCATATCAG CGGAAGGTCCGGTCTTTTCCGCCGGCCACGATTTAAAAGAGCTGACGTCAGCCCGGGGGCAAGATTATCACCAGCGCGTATTTGGCACGTGTACGCAG GTGATGACTCTGATTCGAGACGTTCCCGTTCCTGTCATCGCCATGGTCAACGGCCTGGCCACGGCGGCCGGCTGCCAGCTGGTGGCCAGCTGCGACGTGGCCGTGGCGTCCGACCGCTCCACCTTCGCCACCCCGGGAGTCAACGTGGGGCTCTTTTGCTCCACGCCGGCCGTGGCTCTCGGCCGAGCCGTGCCCAGGAAG GTGGCCATGGAGATGCTTTTCACGGGCGCTCCCATCTCTGCCCGCGATGCTTTGATGCACGGGCTGCTCAGTCGGGTGGTCCCGGAAGAGCGACTGGAAGCCGAGACCCTGGCCATCGCCGGCCACGTGTGCCGGGCCAGCCGAGCCGTGGTGGCTCTCGGCAAGGCCGCCTTCCAGAG GCAAATGTCTCAAGGTCGAGACGTGGCGTACGCCACCGCCTGCCAGGCGATGTTGGACAACCTGGCGCTTTTGGACGGCCAGGAAGGGATACGGGCTTTCGTGGAGAAGCGCGAGCCGGTGTGGAGCCACCGAGCGGGAAAGGTTCACCGCCGATGA